A genomic stretch from Bradyrhizobium quebecense includes:
- a CDS encoding HlyD family secretion protein gives MAAARDQAARIVRSGPEMAADAMARDASADLGEQGRADEAKWADEAKGPGDKSPGEKGPGDKRPAEAPPAAAPEKAASAAAAAPKSGKRRFVMMGVLGLLALAAASYAAYYLMVGRFYISTDDAYVRANNTMLGARVAGHIAAILPGDNALVRAGDVIFRIDDGDYRIAVDAARTRIATQQATIERIGRQVAAAESSVEQAQAQLVSAEAGLKRADLDFDRQQALSTKGFASRATFEVSEAGRDQGAAAVRSAQAAYDAAKSNVDVTKAQQAEARAQLAELQTQLAKAERDLDFTKVRAPVDGTFSNRLVNTGDYINVGQRLGNVVPLDGVFIDANYKETQLKRIRTGQRVTIKVDAYGFRKFTGIVDSISPAAGSVFTLLPPDNATGNFTKIVQRLPVRIRVPNSVAKQGMLRAGMSVYTTVDTREGAADADADTDLDAPMMIHPQ, from the coding sequence ATGGCCGCAGCACGGGATCAGGCTGCACGCATTGTTCGTTCCGGGCCTGAGATGGCCGCGGACGCGATGGCGCGCGACGCGTCCGCCGATCTCGGTGAGCAGGGCCGCGCTGACGAAGCCAAATGGGCCGACGAAGCCAAGGGTCCCGGCGACAAGAGTCCCGGCGAAAAGGGTCCCGGCGACAAGCGTCCCGCTGAGGCGCCGCCGGCGGCTGCGCCCGAGAAGGCGGCGTCGGCCGCCGCCGCGGCGCCGAAGTCCGGCAAGCGCAGATTCGTGATGATGGGCGTGCTCGGGCTGCTCGCGCTCGCCGCCGCGAGCTATGCCGCTTACTACCTGATGGTCGGGCGCTTCTACATCTCGACCGACGACGCCTATGTCCGGGCCAACAACACCATGCTCGGCGCGCGCGTCGCGGGCCATATCGCGGCGATCCTGCCCGGCGACAACGCGCTGGTGCGTGCAGGTGATGTGATCTTCCGGATCGATGACGGCGACTATCGTATCGCGGTCGATGCCGCGCGCACGCGGATCGCGACCCAGCAGGCGACGATCGAGCGCATCGGTCGCCAGGTCGCGGCGGCCGAAAGCTCGGTCGAGCAGGCGCAGGCGCAGCTCGTCTCCGCCGAAGCCGGCCTGAAGCGCGCCGATCTCGATTTCGATCGCCAGCAGGCGCTGAGCACCAAGGGCTTTGCCTCGCGCGCCACCTTCGAAGTCTCCGAAGCCGGCCGTGATCAGGGCGCGGCCGCCGTGCGATCGGCGCAGGCTGCCTACGACGCCGCAAAGAGCAACGTCGATGTCACCAAGGCGCAGCAGGCCGAGGCCCGCGCCCAGCTCGCCGAGTTGCAGACCCAACTCGCCAAGGCCGAGCGCGATCTCGATTTCACGAAGGTGCGCGCGCCGGTCGACGGCACCTTCTCCAACCGTCTCGTCAACACCGGCGATTACATCAATGTCGGCCAGCGGCTCGGCAATGTGGTGCCGCTCGACGGCGTCTTCATCGACGCCAACTACAAAGAGACCCAGCTCAAGCGCATCCGCACCGGACAACGGGTGACGATCAAGGTCGACGCCTACGGCTTCCGCAAGTTCACCGGCATCGTCGACAGCATCTCGCCGGCCGCGGGCTCGGTGTTCACGCTGCTGCCGCCCGACAACGCCACAGGCAACTTCACCAAGATCGTGCAGCGTCTGCCGGTCCGCATCCGGGTGCCGAACAGCGTCGCGAAGCAGGGCATGCTGCGCGCCGGCATGTCGGTCTACACCACCGTCGACACGCGAGAGGGCGCGGCCGACGCCGACGCCGATACCGACCTCGACGCGCCGATGATGATCCATCCGCAGTGA
- a CDS encoding TetR/AcrR family transcriptional regulator: MVAAPPTPLHLVVGDEESSKRRQILDGARKVFLELGFDGASMGEIARAAGVSKGTLYVYFPDKAGLFAAIVEEEKREQGKVAFNFDPARDVDTTLPEFGRAYVAVLCRPGGGSAIRTVMAIAERMPELGSRFYTHVIAHTVDRFAAYLEARAALGELVIDDYQLAAWQFMQMCQATLFQAFIFQANPSPSPERIATVVDSATRVFFAAYRPKQAD; this comes from the coding sequence ATGGTTGCAGCGCCCCCAACCCCCCTCCACCTCGTCGTCGGCGACGAGGAGTCCTCGAAGCGTCGCCAGATCCTGGACGGCGCCCGCAAGGTATTCCTGGAGCTCGGCTTCGACGGCGCCAGCATGGGCGAGATCGCCCGCGCCGCGGGGGTCTCCAAGGGCACCCTGTACGTGTATTTCCCCGACAAGGCCGGGCTGTTCGCGGCGATTGTCGAGGAGGAAAAGCGCGAGCAGGGCAAGGTCGCCTTCAACTTCGATCCGGCACGCGACGTCGACACCACCCTCCCCGAATTCGGCCGCGCCTATGTCGCGGTGCTGTGCCGCCCCGGCGGCGGCTCGGCGATCCGCACCGTGATGGCGATCGCCGAGCGGATGCCCGAGCTCGGCAGCCGGTTCTACACCCATGTGATCGCCCACACCGTCGACCGCTTCGCCGCCTATCTCGAGGCGCGCGCCGCGCTCGGCGAGCTCGTGATCGACGACTATCAGCTCGCGGCCTGGCAGTTCATGCAGATGTGCCAGGCAACGCTGTTCCAGGCATTCATCTTCCAGGCCAATCCGTCGCCCTCGCCGGAGCGGATCGCAACTGTCGTCGACAGCGCGACGCGCGTGTTCTTCGCGGCGTACCGGCCGAAGCAGGCGGATTGA
- a CDS encoding helix-turn-helix transcriptional regulator, with protein sequence MSSVMARLGEAVVDPTAWTDIMTSICEAVGATGAVLLQSDVRTPDVPRTASTEEMVQLYFAHNWHEQDSRAPGVPRAMAGEVITDQDLLTPEQIRSDPMYNEVLYPFGFKWFAGIGFWADSAPWVPTLQRTGKEGHFDTRETRLLAQLGPRLTETATLSTAVGRIALASMTGILDRVRQPAVALDRAGLVIDRNEAADAGFDADIRIRDRRLIVRDKAAQARLDQVVDLIRAAPERAALPIEPILIRRTHKGPVVLRVLPIDGAARNAFLGARAMLVFVNLTPRAMPEPGMIAQAFGLTPAEARLVALLAGGLSIADAAERLGIVRDTARNQLKSAFAKTGTHRQPELVNLVLRIA encoded by the coding sequence ATGTCCAGCGTGATGGCGCGGCTGGGGGAGGCAGTGGTCGACCCGACGGCGTGGACCGACATCATGACGTCGATCTGCGAAGCGGTGGGCGCCACCGGCGCCGTGCTGCTGCAAAGCGACGTGCGGACCCCGGACGTGCCGCGCACCGCGTCGACCGAAGAGATGGTGCAGCTCTACTTCGCACACAACTGGCATGAGCAGGATTCGCGCGCTCCAGGCGTTCCGCGAGCAATGGCCGGCGAAGTGATCACCGATCAGGACTTGTTGACGCCCGAGCAGATCCGGTCGGATCCGATGTACAATGAAGTGTTGTATCCGTTCGGCTTCAAATGGTTCGCCGGCATCGGCTTCTGGGCCGACAGCGCACCGTGGGTGCCGACGTTGCAGCGCACCGGAAAGGAAGGACATTTCGATACACGCGAGACGCGGCTGCTGGCTCAGCTGGGGCCGCGCCTGACGGAGACAGCGACGCTGTCGACTGCGGTCGGACGCATCGCGCTCGCCTCCATGACCGGCATTCTCGACCGGGTGCGGCAGCCAGCCGTCGCACTCGACCGCGCGGGCCTCGTGATCGATCGCAACGAAGCCGCCGATGCCGGCTTCGACGCGGACATCAGGATCAGGGATCGCCGGCTGATCGTGCGCGACAAAGCGGCACAGGCACGGCTTGATCAAGTCGTCGATCTGATCCGCGCCGCACCCGAACGCGCGGCGCTGCCGATCGAGCCGATCCTGATCCGCCGTACGCACAAGGGGCCTGTTGTGTTGCGCGTGTTGCCGATCGACGGTGCGGCACGCAACGCCTTCCTCGGCGCGCGGGCGATGCTGGTCTTCGTCAATTTGACGCCACGCGCGATGCCCGAGCCCGGCATGATCGCGCAGGCATTCGGCCTCACGCCGGCAGAAGCGCGGCTGGTGGCGCTGCTCGCGGGCGGCCTCTCGATCGCCGACGCTGCCGAACGGCTCGGGATCGTTCGCGACACGGCACGCAACCAGTTGAAGTCGGCCTTCGCCAAAACCGGCACGCACCGCCAGCCCGAACTGGTCAACCTCGTCCTTCGGATCGCCTGA
- a CDS encoding PKD domain-containing protein, whose translation MTWRLPAFAISAITLGVIDMTATTQMNATSALAASPISGAAPLEVTFTGMGPGMPEGVVVLDFGDGRTDDTISPIRGFRRTHVYRAAGSYTAVLKSGAYGGQRPAVLGEIGRVTIIVD comes from the coding sequence ATGACGTGGCGTTTGCCGGCATTTGCCATCTCCGCAATCACCCTTGGTGTGATCGACATGACCGCGACGACGCAGATGAACGCGACAAGTGCTCTTGCTGCTTCGCCGATCTCGGGCGCAGCGCCGCTCGAGGTGACCTTCACCGGCATGGGGCCGGGGATGCCGGAGGGGGTGGTCGTGCTCGATTTCGGCGACGGCCGGACCGATGACACGATCTCACCGATCCGCGGCTTTCGACGGACGCACGTCTATCGCGCGGCTGGGTCGTATACGGCCGTGCTCAAGAGCGGCGCGTACGGCGGTCAACGCCCGGCCGTGCTGGGCGAAATCGGGCGGGTGACCATCATTGTGGATTGA
- a CDS encoding VCBS domain-containing protein, whose product MANTTNSASLQELLGTLTFTDANAGDTHTASEAFDTATWSGGVTVPLATQAALATALTDSIGVDGTSGTLNWQFDLADRNLDFLATGETLTVVYDVTVADHHTGSSVSDTSTQQITVVFTGTNDPVSVVPALSNLTGTISELPGVTGSSTPDATSGTIAFTDPDLNDRPTATIDAAGETVTWQDSTHDYTSELTPTQIASLEAAFTIVPEAGNTNAGKIDWSYSIVDKDLDFLSVGESLTVTVPVVIDDANGGAVTQDVVVTINGANDAPIAVADSNGTAKKSTLSVDASHGVLSNDTDPDIHDQGHSVVSAVDGAAGNVGHTIAGTYGSLTLNADGSYVYVANKGGLPSQIVAQDTFAYTIADPHGATASSTLSIVVFNPGVDYQAGSHTTLNGGNGQDVLDGSAGHDILIGGNGPDVLIGGDGDTLTGNNGRTRSCSARISAPT is encoded by the coding sequence TTGGCCAACACCACCAATTCCGCCTCGCTGCAGGAACTTCTCGGCACACTGACGTTCACCGATGCGAATGCCGGCGACACTCACACCGCGAGTGAGGCGTTTGATACCGCGACCTGGTCCGGCGGCGTCACGGTTCCGCTCGCGACGCAGGCGGCGCTGGCAACGGCGCTGACCGATTCGATTGGCGTCGACGGCACCAGCGGGACGCTCAACTGGCAGTTCGACCTGGCGGACAGGAATCTGGACTTCCTGGCGACGGGCGAGACGTTGACCGTGGTCTACGACGTCACGGTGGCCGACCACCACACCGGCTCGAGCGTCAGCGACACCTCGACCCAGCAGATCACAGTCGTCTTCACCGGCACCAATGATCCCGTGTCGGTGGTGCCGGCACTCTCCAACCTGACGGGGACGATCAGCGAGTTGCCCGGCGTTACCGGAAGTTCGACGCCGGATGCGACCTCCGGCACGATCGCCTTCACCGATCCCGATCTCAACGACCGGCCGACTGCGACGATCGATGCCGCCGGCGAGACGGTGACCTGGCAGGACTCGACGCACGACTACACGTCGGAACTCACGCCGACGCAGATCGCCTCGCTCGAGGCGGCGTTTACGATCGTACCCGAGGCCGGCAATACCAACGCGGGCAAGATCGACTGGAGCTACAGCATCGTCGACAAGGATCTCGATTTCCTGTCGGTCGGCGAGAGCCTCACCGTCACGGTGCCCGTCGTCATCGACGATGCGAATGGCGGGGCCGTCACACAGGATGTCGTCGTCACCATCAACGGTGCCAACGATGCGCCGATCGCGGTCGCGGACAGCAACGGCACGGCGAAGAAGTCGACGCTGTCGGTTGACGCGTCGCACGGCGTGCTGTCCAACGACACCGATCCTGACATCCACGATCAGGGGCACTCGGTGGTCAGCGCCGTCGACGGGGCGGCCGGCAATGTCGGGCACACCATCGCGGGCACCTACGGCTCGCTGACGCTGAATGCGGACGGCAGCTATGTCTATGTCGCCAACAAGGGCGGCTTGCCGTCGCAGATCGTCGCGCAGGACACCTTCGCCTACACGATTGCCGACCCGCATGGCGCAACCGCGTCGTCGACGCTGAGCATCGTCGTGTTCAATCCCGGCGTCGACTACCAGGCGGGAAGCCACACCACGCTGAACGGCGGCAACGGCCAGGACGTGCTCGACGGCTCGGCGGGGCACGACATCCTGATCGGCGGCAATGGCCCGGACGTGCTGATCGGCGGCGATGGGGACACGCTGACCGGCAACAACGGCCGGACACGTTCCTGTTCCGCCCGCATTTCGGCACCAACGTGA
- a CDS encoding M10 family metallopeptidase, whose amino-acid sequence MTQVVNLSGNPDIDGILWGWEWGSGGAQNLTFSFPTGTAEYGYQEIDNFSAFTAAQQTAVRTALTNIASFTNLTFTETTSAGATLRYANADKIDYTDDSSVALHTGLHVPGNAPGTAEANPPELGYNGSAPFSAMGAQGDAWFVTGGYTNPVLGSFQDAAGIMHETGHNLGLKHGHVTQDGHGVTFPALPADHNSYEYSVMTYSQFPGDNATNGDNAPDHPTTYMQDDIAALQYMYGANYGATAHNGNTTYTWSVTTGEEFIDGVGQGAPQSNFVLMTLWDGGGTDTYDFSNYTTNLSIDLDPGAWTILDTSAAHAQRADLGNDGAGGAEYFARGNIANALIDPTNPTEIASLIEDANGGSGNDTIVGNAADNVLRGNGGNDTIDGGAAPTRWSTAAPGCNTSRPCSAAARSRSPTSAAGHLTAPTPSPTSRNSSSPTAHSTRPRC is encoded by the coding sequence ATGACTCAAGTTGTTAATCTGTCCGGTAATCCAGATATCGATGGCATTCTCTGGGGATGGGAGTGGGGTTCGGGCGGCGCGCAGAATCTGACGTTTTCGTTCCCCACCGGCACCGCTGAATACGGCTATCAGGAGATCGACAATTTCAGCGCGTTCACCGCGGCACAGCAGACAGCGGTACGTACGGCGCTCACCAACATCGCAAGCTTCACCAATCTCACCTTCACCGAGACGACGAGCGCCGGCGCGACGCTGCGCTACGCCAATGCCGACAAGATCGACTACACCGACGACAGCAGTGTCGCCTTGCACACTGGACTGCACGTCCCCGGCAACGCGCCCGGCACCGCGGAGGCCAATCCGCCCGAACTGGGCTACAATGGCAGCGCCCCGTTCTCCGCGATGGGTGCGCAAGGCGACGCATGGTTCGTCACCGGCGGCTACACCAATCCGGTGCTCGGCAGCTTCCAGGATGCGGCCGGCATCATGCACGAGACCGGCCATAATCTCGGATTGAAGCACGGCCACGTCACGCAGGACGGGCACGGCGTGACGTTCCCCGCGCTGCCGGCTGATCACAATTCCTACGAATACTCGGTGATGACCTACAGCCAGTTTCCTGGCGACAATGCGACCAATGGCGACAACGCGCCCGATCATCCGACCACCTACATGCAGGATGACATCGCCGCGCTGCAGTACATGTACGGCGCGAACTATGGTGCCACGGCGCACAACGGCAACACCACCTACACCTGGAGCGTGACCACCGGCGAGGAGTTCATCGATGGCGTCGGGCAGGGCGCGCCGCAAAGCAATTTCGTGCTGATGACGCTGTGGGATGGTGGCGGCACCGACACCTACGACTTCTCCAATTACACGACCAACCTCTCCATCGATCTCGATCCCGGTGCCTGGACCATTCTGGACACCAGCGCGGCGCATGCGCAGCGCGCCGATCTCGGCAATGACGGGGCGGGCGGTGCCGAGTATTTCGCGCGCGGCAACATCGCCAATGCGCTGATCGATCCGACTAACCCGACCGAGATCGCATCGCTGATCGAGGACGCCAATGGCGGCTCGGGCAACGACACGATCGTCGGCAACGCCGCCGACAACGTGCTTCGCGGCAATGGCGGCAACGACACGATCGATGGCGGGGCGGCACCAACACGGTGGTCTACAGCGGCACCCGGCTGCAATACATCGCGACCCTGCTCGGCAGCGGCGCGATCCAGATCGCCGACCAGCGCGGCGGGTCACCTGACGGCACCGACACCGTCACCAACATCCAGAAATTCGAGTTCGCCGACGGCACATTCAACGAGACCGAGGTGCTGA
- a CDS encoding GNAT family N-acetyltransferase, protein MSDLIIRHMRPDEIALAVDWAAAEGWNPGLADAPCFAAEDSQGFFIGELDGQPAAVISCVNYGARFSFLGFYIVRPDLRGRGYGLKIWNAAIAHAHPRVIGLDGVVAQQANYQKSGFALAYANVRYGGTVAAPSAPNTGIVALADLPMALVEADDATVFPAPRPAFLRAWINAPGHVGRALMRDGRLAGWGVIRPCRTGRKVGPLVADDRAGAETILSALLASAGGGDIFLDVPAVNRDAVALAQGLALSPVFETARMYTGAIPPLRIDRVFGVTTFELG, encoded by the coding sequence ATGAGCGATCTCATCATCCGACATATGCGGCCGGACGAGATCGCGCTCGCGGTGGATTGGGCCGCGGCGGAGGGATGGAATCCCGGTCTCGCCGATGCGCCCTGCTTTGCCGCCGAGGACTCGCAGGGCTTCTTCATCGGCGAGCTCGACGGCCAGCCTGCGGCGGTGATCTCCTGCGTCAATTACGGCGCGCGTTTCTCTTTCCTCGGCTTCTACATCGTGCGTCCGGATCTGCGCGGCCGCGGCTACGGTCTGAAGATATGGAATGCGGCCATCGCGCATGCGCATCCGCGCGTGATCGGGCTCGATGGCGTGGTGGCGCAGCAGGCGAACTACCAAAAGTCCGGCTTCGCGCTCGCTTACGCCAACGTGCGCTACGGCGGCACGGTCGCCGCACCGTCGGCGCCGAACACCGGCATCGTTGCGCTGGCCGATTTGCCGATGGCGCTGGTCGAGGCCGATGACGCCACGGTATTTCCCGCACCGCGTCCCGCCTTCCTGCGTGCCTGGATCAATGCGCCGGGACATGTCGGGCGCGCGCTGATGCGCGACGGCAGGCTGGCCGGCTGGGGCGTGATCCGTCCGTGCCGCACCGGCCGCAAGGTCGGCCCGCTGGTTGCCGACGACCGCGCCGGCGCCGAGACCATTCTTTCGGCATTGCTTGCGAGCGCAGGCGGCGGGGACATCTTCCTCGATGTCCCCGCGGTCAACCGCGACGCCGTGGCGCTGGCGCAAGGCCTCGCACTCTCGCCGGTGTTCGAGACCGCGCGGATGTACACCGGCGCGATCCCGCCATTGCGGATCGATCGCGTGTTCGGCGTCACGACGTTCGAGCTCGGCTAG
- a CDS encoding flavin-containing monooxygenase codes for MPDAAVAARASDSTHSGTTQQVDVAVVGAGFAGLYLLHRLRKAGFSAVALEEGADVGGTWYWNRYPGARCDIQTIDYSYTFDPELDQAWTWSEKYATQPEILRYLGFVADRYDLRRDIRFGTKVTQATWDDATARWQIATNNGANVSCRYYIMATGCLSSPKPPEIDGVKDFKGEIYFTGRWPHQGVDLKGKRVAVIGTGSSGIQSIPLIAEQAAQLTVFQRTPNFALPAGNGPAPEDRKTFFETDRAAYRDQARWSMAGVPYPQQTVVSWQLSDADRRERFEKAWAAGDLVHILTQLWADQAVDVDGNRLVGDLIREKIGAVVKDPETAAALTPHDHPFGAKRPCLDTNYYATYNRPNVTLVNLRQEPIKAITAGGISTDKRSFDVDVIVFATGFDAMTGAIMAVHPISGRGGKSLSDVWAHGPQTYLGVTVAGFPNLFMITGPGSPSVLSNMAVSIEQHVDWVVDRIAALRDAGFTTMEATETAQAGWERHMADCATLTLHRLANTWYTGANVPGKPQGVMPYTGGVGPYRSICNEVVGRGMLGFKLSGPGVAEQCNDGEVVRLQPDVRLVLNMLGEMNLPPIETMGAQGARDFLNEFNKGRPAGRPVGEVGTGVLRGADGPLPYKLYRPATPGPHPIVVYFHGGGWVLGDELSDDPFCRDLCRRTGMIIVSVGYRHAPEHRFPAAAEDGYAATRWIAAHTAELGGRAGPVLVAGWSAGGNIAAVTCQLARDRGGPEIAGQLLICPVTDSSFDRQSYVDNAAGYFLTRGLMFWFWDLYCSPADRTDPRVAPLRGKLEGLPPAFIATAEFDPLRDEGNAYGDALAKAGVKVEQLKARGHFHSSFVMVDVIITGVAGRVKMAKALRRLAGLPEELEQDNVAAPRVNAAAN; via the coding sequence ATGCCAGACGCAGCAGTTGCAGCACGCGCTTCGGATTCCACGCACAGCGGAACCACGCAGCAGGTCGACGTCGCAGTCGTCGGCGCCGGTTTCGCCGGTCTCTATCTGTTGCATCGGTTGCGCAAGGCGGGCTTCTCGGCGGTTGCGCTCGAGGAGGGCGCCGATGTCGGCGGCACCTGGTACTGGAACCGGTATCCCGGCGCGCGCTGTGACATCCAGACCATCGATTACAGCTACACGTTCGATCCCGAACTCGATCAGGCGTGGACGTGGTCGGAGAAGTACGCGACGCAGCCGGAAATCCTGCGCTATCTCGGTTTCGTCGCCGACCGCTACGATCTGCGCCGCGATATCAGGTTCGGCACCAAGGTCACGCAGGCGACCTGGGACGACGCGACCGCGCGCTGGCAGATTGCGACCAACAACGGCGCCAATGTCTCGTGCCGCTACTACATCATGGCGACCGGGTGCCTGTCGTCGCCGAAGCCGCCGGAGATCGACGGCGTCAAGGATTTTAAAGGCGAGATCTATTTCACCGGCCGCTGGCCGCACCAGGGTGTCGACCTGAAGGGCAAGCGCGTCGCCGTGATTGGCACCGGATCGTCGGGCATTCAGTCGATCCCGCTGATCGCCGAACAGGCCGCGCAACTCACCGTATTCCAGCGCACGCCGAACTTCGCACTGCCCGCGGGCAACGGTCCGGCACCGGAAGATCGCAAGACCTTCTTCGAGACCGACCGCGCGGCCTATCGTGACCAGGCGCGCTGGTCGATGGCCGGGGTGCCGTATCCGCAGCAGACCGTGGTGAGCTGGCAATTGAGCGACGCCGACCGCCGCGAGCGGTTCGAGAAGGCGTGGGCGGCGGGCGACCTCGTCCACATCCTGACCCAGCTCTGGGCCGACCAAGCGGTCGATGTCGACGGCAACCGGCTGGTCGGCGATCTGATCCGCGAGAAGATCGGTGCCGTGGTCAAGGATCCGGAGACGGCCGCGGCGCTCACCCCGCACGATCATCCGTTCGGCGCCAAGCGTCCCTGCCTCGATACCAATTACTACGCGACCTACAACCGTCCGAACGTGACGCTGGTCAACCTGCGGCAGGAGCCGATCAAGGCGATCACCGCCGGCGGCATCTCGACCGACAAGCGCAGCTTCGATGTCGACGTCATCGTGTTCGCCACCGGCTTCGATGCGATGACCGGCGCGATCATGGCGGTGCATCCGATCTCCGGCCGCGGCGGCAAGTCGCTGTCGGATGTCTGGGCGCACGGACCGCAGACCTATCTCGGCGTCACCGTCGCGGGCTTCCCCAATCTGTTCATGATCACCGGTCCCGGCAGCCCGTCGGTGCTGTCGAACATGGCGGTGTCGATCGAGCAGCATGTCGACTGGGTGGTCGACCGCATCGCCGCGTTGCGCGACGCCGGCTTCACCACGATGGAAGCAACCGAGACCGCGCAGGCCGGCTGGGAACGCCACATGGCCGATTGCGCGACGCTGACGCTGCACCGGCTCGCCAACACCTGGTACACGGGTGCCAACGTGCCCGGCAAGCCGCAGGGCGTGATGCCCTATACCGGCGGTGTCGGTCCGTACCGCAGCATCTGCAACGAGGTGGTCGGGCGCGGCATGCTCGGCTTCAAGCTCTCGGGTCCCGGCGTTGCCGAGCAGTGCAATGACGGCGAGGTGGTGCGTTTGCAGCCGGATGTGCGGCTGGTGCTCAACATGCTCGGTGAGATGAACCTGCCGCCGATCGAGACGATGGGCGCGCAGGGCGCCCGCGACTTCCTCAACGAGTTCAACAAGGGCCGTCCTGCCGGCCGTCCAGTCGGCGAGGTCGGCACCGGCGTGCTGCGGGGCGCCGATGGTCCGCTGCCGTACAAGCTGTATCGTCCGGCGACGCCGGGGCCGCATCCGATCGTGGTGTATTTCCACGGCGGCGGCTGGGTGCTCGGTGACGAGCTGTCGGACGATCCGTTCTGCCGCGATTTGTGCCGGCGCACCGGGATGATCATCGTCAGCGTCGGCTATCGCCACGCGCCCGAGCATCGCTTCCCGGCTGCGGCCGAGGACGGCTATGCCGCCACGCGCTGGATCGCGGCCCACACCGCCGAGCTCGGCGGCAGGGCAGGGCCGGTGCTCGTCGCAGGCTGGAGCGCTGGCGGCAATATCGCGGCCGTGACCTGCCAGCTCGCGCGCGATCGCGGCGGGCCCGAGATCGCAGGCCAGCTCTTGATCTGCCCGGTCACCGACTCCTCGTTCGACCGGCAGTCCTATGTCGACAACGCGGCCGGCTACTTCCTGACGCGCGGGCTGATGTTCTGGTTCTGGGACCTGTACTGCTCGCCGGCGGACCGCACCGATCCGCGTGTCGCGCCGTTGCGCGGCAAGCTCGAAGGCCTGCCGCCGGCGTTCATCGCGACCGCGGAGTTCGATCCGCTGCGCGACGAGGGCAATGCCTATGGCGACGCGCTCGCGAAGGCCGGCGTCAAGGTCGAGCAGCTCAAGGCGCGGGGCCACTTTCACTCGTCGTTCGTGATGGTCGACGTCATCATCACCGGCGTCGCCGGCCGCGTGAAGATGGCGAAGGCGCTAAGGCGTCTCGCCGGACTGCCCGAGGAATTGGAGCAGGACAACGTCGCCGCGCCGCGGGTCAACGCGGCGGCGAACTAG
- a CDS encoding SDR family oxidoreductase yields MALEKVALVTAGGSGMGAAAARRLAADGFRVAILSSSGKGEALAGELGGIGFTGSNRSNDDLKRAVDGVMARWGRIDALVNSAGHGPRAGVLELTDEQWHTGLDVYLMNVIRPTRLVAPHMQAQKSGAIVNISTAWAFEPSAMFPTSAVFRAGLAAFTKLFTDSYAADNVRMNNVLPGWIDSLPATDARRDSVPMKRYGKAEEIAATIAFLVSDGAGYITGQNIRVDGGLMRSV; encoded by the coding sequence ATGGCTTTGGAGAAGGTCGCACTCGTCACCGCGGGCGGCAGCGGCATGGGAGCGGCGGCGGCGCGGCGGCTTGCCGCAGATGGATTTCGTGTTGCGATCCTGTCGTCGTCGGGTAAGGGCGAGGCGCTGGCCGGCGAGCTCGGCGGCATCGGCTTCACTGGCTCGAACCGTTCGAACGACGATCTGAAGCGCGCCGTCGACGGCGTAATGGCGCGCTGGGGCCGCATCGATGCGCTGGTCAACAGCGCCGGCCACGGCCCGCGTGCGGGCGTGCTGGAATTGACCGACGAGCAGTGGCACACCGGCCTCGACGTCTATCTGATGAACGTGATCCGCCCGACGCGTCTGGTCGCACCTCACATGCAGGCGCAGAAGTCGGGCGCGATCGTCAACATCTCCACCGCCTGGGCATTCGAGCCGAGCGCGATGTTTCCGACCTCGGCGGTGTTCCGCGCCGGGCTCGCCGCGTTCACAAAACTGTTCACCGACAGCTACGCCGCCGACAACGTCCGCATGAACAACGTGCTGCCCGGCTGGATCGACAGCCTGCCGGCAACCGACGCACGCCGCGACAGCGTGCCGATGAAGCGCTACGGCAAGGCGGAGGAGATCGCCGCGACGATCGCGTTCCTCGTCTCCGACGGCGCGGGCTATATCACCGGCCAGAACATCCGCGTCGACGGCGGCTTGATGCGGTCGGTTTGA
- a CDS encoding DUF4267 domain-containing protein yields MHWFALGTGLLLALGIIAIGTNYVVSPTTATRSFGLPLPENGTNIAWWLRLKGVRDIAAGLAVLAFMVFGAPREVGILLLVEAIIPVGDMLLILAAKGSTKSAFGIHGLTAVIMVLAAMPLIIAVP; encoded by the coding sequence ATGCATTGGTTTGCGCTCGGAACGGGGTTGCTCCTGGCCCTGGGAATTATCGCGATCGGCACCAACTATGTCGTGAGCCCGACAACCGCGACGCGCAGCTTCGGCCTGCCGCTTCCTGAAAATGGCACCAACATCGCTTGGTGGCTTCGCCTCAAGGGGGTGCGCGACATTGCCGCGGGATTGGCCGTATTGGCGTTCATGGTGTTCGGGGCGCCGCGCGAGGTCGGCATCCTCCTGCTGGTTGAAGCCATCATCCCCGTCGGCGACATGCTGCTCATACTTGCCGCGAAAGGCTCGACCAAAAGCGCCTTCGGCATTCACGGTCTCACGGCGGTGATCATGGTCCTTGCGGCGATGCCCCTGATCATTGCCGTGCCCTGA